The Aminithiophilus ramosus genome contains a region encoding:
- a CDS encoding DUF342 domain-containing protein → METTGIRFEEREDGVYLVVAAETELTLSDLLGQARERGIGNCDEGALQEALGQRRGRPVRIGDLPVRSEPARIRVRMSDDAMRAEIFVSPPEGEGSWPTEEELRATLQGEKILFGVKEEILRSLTGPGAENRWIVVAEGRPPLHGEDGQIFFKVQTTTARDLAAAKIDLRDMGSIVNITRGTEILEKTLPTEAVDGTDVLGRTVKARRGRDPRIPVGANVRVSDDGRHLYADADGHLSIKDDRISVLPLFEVAGDVDFSVGNIDFLGAVEVKGTIREDFVVKAGGDIVVKGVVEGATLECQGNMNILVGVRGMGKAHLFCKGILRAGYLDQCNVRCDHDVIIEKGALRHSNIACRGKVLVTNDKKGQVVGGKIQAGTEVHCISLGGEMGTRTLVSVGFAPELVEERKKQTEMLKEMTIKLHEVMNNIAFLKKLDEKGGLDEARRVLLVKLTKARFQLEAQQGLVNERLAALEEEIERCRQEGVVRVRGNCYPGVTVSVRGVSYVVREEMKFVRFILDQGEVRVLPFS, encoded by the coding sequence TTGGAGACGACGGGCATACGCTTCGAGGAACGCGAAGACGGCGTCTATCTTGTCGTGGCCGCCGAAACGGAGCTGACCCTTTCCGACCTACTCGGCCAGGCCAGAGAAAGAGGCATCGGAAACTGCGACGAGGGAGCCCTTCAGGAGGCTCTGGGGCAGAGGAGAGGCCGGCCCGTCCGCATAGGGGACCTGCCTGTCCGCTCCGAGCCGGCCCGGATTCGCGTCCGGATGAGCGATGATGCCATGAGAGCCGAGATCTTTGTCTCCCCTCCCGAGGGGGAGGGTTCCTGGCCGACGGAGGAGGAGCTCCGGGCCACTCTTCAGGGAGAGAAGATCCTTTTCGGCGTCAAGGAGGAGATCCTCCGCTCCCTGACCGGCCCCGGGGCGGAGAATCGCTGGATCGTCGTCGCCGAAGGGCGTCCGCCCCTTCACGGAGAGGACGGACAGATTTTCTTCAAGGTCCAGACGACGACGGCTCGCGATCTCGCGGCGGCCAAGATCGATCTTCGCGATATGGGCTCCATCGTCAACATCACGAGGGGAACGGAGATCCTCGAGAAGACGCTTCCGACGGAGGCCGTCGACGGGACGGACGTCCTGGGCCGGACGGTCAAGGCCCGCAGAGGACGCGATCCCCGCATCCCCGTCGGCGCCAACGTCCGCGTCTCCGACGACGGCCGTCATCTCTACGCCGATGCCGACGGCCACCTTTCCATCAAGGACGACCGGATCTCGGTGCTTCCCCTTTTCGAGGTCGCCGGCGACGTCGATTTCAGCGTCGGCAACATCGATTTTCTCGGCGCCGTCGAGGTCAAGGGGACGATCCGCGAGGATTTCGTCGTCAAGGCCGGCGGGGACATCGTCGTCAAGGGCGTCGTCGAGGGGGCGACCCTCGAGTGTCAGGGCAACATGAATATCCTCGTCGGCGTCCGAGGCATGGGGAAGGCCCATCTTTTCTGCAAGGGCATCCTCCGTGCGGGCTACCTCGACCAGTGCAACGTCCGCTGCGATCACGACGTGATCATCGAGAAGGGGGCCCTGCGCCACTCCAACATCGCCTGCCGGGGCAAGGTCCTCGTCACCAACGACAAGAAGGGACAGGTCGTCGGCGGCAAGATTCAGGCGGGGACGGAGGTTCACTGCATTTCCCTGGGCGGCGAGATGGGGACGCGGACGCTCGTCTCCGTCGGCTTCGCCCCCGAGCTTGTCGAGGAGCGCAAGAAGCAGACGGAGATGCTCAAGGAGATGACGATCAAGCTTCACGAGGTCATGAACAACATCGCTTTCCTGAAGAAGCTCGACGAGAAGGGCGGACTGGACGAGGCGCGGCGCGTCCTTCTCGTGAAGCTGACGAAGGCCCGTTTTCAGCTCGAGGCCCAACAGGGACTCGTCAACGAGCGGCTGGCCGCTCTTGAGGAGGAGATCGAGCGCTGCCGCCAGGAGGGCGTCGTCCGCGTCCGGGGAAACTGCTACCCTGGAGTGACCGTTTCCGTCCGCGGCGTCTCCTACGTGGTCCGCGAGGAGATGAAGTTCGTCCGATTCATCCTCGATCAGGGCGAGGTCCGCGTTCTGCCCTTCAGCTGA
- a CDS encoding sigma-70 family RNA polymerase sigma factor, with translation MSRESDRELWSDFASDPSAENREKLVVRYLPLVRYVANRMALVPPPGLDYEDLLSFGVFGLLDAMDRFDPRKGFVFQTFAVPRIRGAILDELRRYDWISRSGREKLSRLEEASERLYQSKGAIDEKELMATLEMDEKSYRELLEISGRTYLVSLDDVFLLEEGDVLRGGAVADEGPDAQSLLERDEERSRVASALVDLPERERLLLSLYYYEGLTLKEIGEVLGVTESRVSQLHGKAIAALRGRLRP, from the coding sequence TTGAGCCGAGAGAGCGACCGCGAGCTGTGGAGTGACTTCGCCTCCGATCCGTCGGCGGAAAACAGGGAAAAACTGGTGGTCCGCTATCTCCCCCTGGTCCGCTACGTGGCGAACCGCATGGCCCTCGTGCCTCCTCCGGGCCTTGATTACGAGGACCTTCTCAGCTTCGGCGTCTTCGGCCTCCTCGACGCCATGGACCGTTTCGATCCCCGCAAGGGGTTCGTCTTCCAGACCTTCGCCGTTCCCCGCATCCGGGGAGCCATCCTCGACGAGCTGCGGCGCTACGACTGGATCTCCCGTTCGGGGAGAGAGAAGCTCTCCCGTCTTGAGGAGGCCTCGGAGCGGCTCTATCAGTCGAAAGGGGCCATCGACGAGAAGGAGCTCATGGCGACTCTCGAGATGGACGAAAAGAGTTATAGGGAGCTGCTGGAGATATCGGGGAGGACCTACCTCGTCTCCCTCGACGATGTCTTTCTCCTGGAGGAGGGCGATGTCCTCCGGGGGGGCGCCGTCGCCGACGAGGGGCCCGACGCCCAGAGCCTTCTGGAGCGCGACGAGGAGCGGAGCCGTGTGGCGTCGGCCCTCGTCGACCTGCCCGAAAGGGAGCGCCTTCTCCTCTCTCTCTACTATTACGAGGGGCTGACCCTCAAGGAGATCGGAGAGGTCCTGGGCGTCACCGAGTCGCGGGTTTCCCAGCTTCACGGCAAGGCCATCGCCGCCCTTCGCGGACGGCTACGTCCGTAA
- a CDS encoding chemotaxis protein CheD, protein MAELVALRHPALLVTLGLGSCIGLVLFDESTRIAGMVHIMLPDSRQSRNETKPGKFADSALPELLSELNRLGANRSRLKAKMAGGAQMFNLPGSGQGLLAVGSRNIEATKGLLAQANIPLVACDTGGNKGRSVEFSTETWLLTVKTLGKGVQML, encoded by the coding sequence ATGGCAGAACTCGTCGCCTTACGTCATCCGGCTCTGCTCGTCACGCTCGGGCTCGGCTCGTGCATCGGACTCGTCCTTTTCGACGAGTCGACGCGCATTGCGGGAATGGTTCACATCATGCTTCCCGACAGCCGTCAGAGCCGCAACGAGACGAAGCCGGGCAAGTTCGCCGATTCGGCTCTGCCCGAGCTTCTGTCGGAGCTGAACAGGCTGGGTGCGAACCGTTCCCGTCTCAAGGCCAAGATGGCCGGCGGCGCCCAGATGTTCAACCTTCCGGGCTCGGGGCAGGGACTGCTCGCCGTGGGCAGCCGCAACATCGAGGCGACGAAGGGGCTGCTGGCCCAGGCGAACATCCCTCTCGTCGCCTGCGATACGGGCGGAAACAAGGGGCGCAGCGTCGAGTTCAGCACCGAAACGTGGCTGCTGACCGTCAAGACTCTCGGAAAGGGAGTCCAGATGCTCTAG
- a CDS encoding chemotaxis protein CheC, translated as MEKEELNSLQLDALREVGNIGAGNAATALSGLLDRPVDMAVPQAQLVPIYDLPQLYGAAESLICAVLVRAEGDFSCNLMFMMDEEKSQELADILVAPFHCDDEDMLYQLRDSALSEVGNIVLGAFVNALSAFTGFSLPVSVPAIAHDMLGALLDVVVAIYGISGDIALMVQTSLIVKGIDRELGGHILMVPDPGKLSTLLGKLGVL; from the coding sequence ATGGAGAAGGAAGAACTCAACAGCCTACAGCTGGACGCTTTGCGCGAGGTGGGAAACATCGGCGCCGGCAACGCCGCGACGGCCCTTTCCGGTCTCCTCGATCGCCCCGTCGACATGGCCGTTCCTCAGGCCCAGCTCGTTCCCATCTACGACTTGCCCCAGCTTTACGGGGCCGCCGAATCGCTGATCTGCGCCGTCCTGGTCCGGGCCGAGGGAGACTTCTCCTGCAATCTCATGTTCATGATGGACGAGGAGAAATCTCAGGAGCTGGCCGACATCCTCGTCGCCCCCTTCCACTGCGACGACGAGGACATGCTCTATCAGCTCAGGGACAGCGCCCTTTCCGAGGTGGGCAATATCGTTCTCGGGGCCTTCGTCAACGCCCTGAGCGCCTTCACGGGCTTTTCCCTGCCCGTCTCCGTCCCGGCCATCGCCCACGACATGCTCGGTGCCCTTCTGGACGTCGTCGTGGCCATCTACGGCATCTCGGGCGATATTGCCCTCATGGTCCAGACCTCCCTCATCGTGAAGGGGATCGACAGGGAGCTGGGAGGGCACATCCTTATGGTTCCCGATCCGGGCAAGCTTTCCACGCTCCTGGGAAAGCTCGGGGTGCTCTAG
- a CDS encoding chemotaxis protein CheA, with product MTNLDMQQYLGAFLDETTEQLQSLNDLLLSLEKSPDDPGPIDEIFRIAHTLKGMSATMGFEGMAHLTHAMEDRLDLVRKGTARLSQEGVNLLFLCLDALSSMTEGIREGGRESSSDVAGLIARLHEDRAAPAAPVAEVPAEAPRLSTMEGEWVKEARRRGMDVYEIGVTLSPDCSMKAVRAYMVVTRLGEHGEIIKTVPSVDDLEKELFDRQFWIYFATHEEEEEIRKAVLQVSEVDDVSVGPVAGDAEEEPEDEEAVALDAKTVTESKGSDRKEAAQETRKLSRTVRVDIGRLDKLMNLVGELVIGRARIERLAQEARIKAFEEPLAQLGRISGDIQELVTKLRMVPVSFVFDRFPRLVRDLSKSLGKEIRLELEGKETELDRNLIDEIGDPMVHLIRNCIDHGIEKPEVRLSAGKEKEGVVTIASYQEGNSVIIEVRDDGKGIDPDKVRRKAVERGMMSRDEAQALSDEDAIRLVLLPGFSTAEVVTDVSGRGVGMDAVKNKVESLGGQFQVESRVGKGTRIVVRLPLTLAIVVALLIRVGDETYAISLENVEETLLVGKSDIRTVHGSPVTTVRGEILSLCDLARILGTPVERGAADEYPVVVVRNGKSRVGFIVDELIGQQEIVIKPLGRLFMKVKGVAGATILGDGNVALILEPGSVHSM from the coding sequence ATGACGAATCTCGATATGCAACAATACCTGGGCGCCTTTCTCGACGAGACGACGGAACAGCTTCAGAGCCTCAACGATCTGTTGCTTTCTTTGGAGAAGAGCCCCGACGATCCGGGGCCCATCGACGAGATCTTCCGCATCGCCCATACGCTGAAGGGCATGTCGGCGACGATGGGTTTCGAGGGGATGGCCCACCTGACGCATGCCATGGAGGACCGCCTCGACCTGGTGCGCAAGGGGACGGCCCGGCTCTCCCAGGAGGGCGTGAACCTGCTTTTCCTCTGCCTCGATGCCCTTTCGTCGATGACGGAGGGGATTCGGGAGGGGGGACGCGAGTCGTCGTCCGACGTGGCCGGCCTCATCGCCCGCCTCCACGAGGACAGAGCGGCCCCGGCCGCCCCCGTCGCCGAGGTTCCCGCCGAGGCGCCCCGCCTGTCGACGATGGAGGGGGAATGGGTCAAGGAGGCCCGCCGCAGGGGGATGGATGTCTACGAGATCGGCGTGACGCTCTCTCCCGACTGTTCCATGAAGGCCGTGAGGGCCTATATGGTCGTCACCCGTCTGGGCGAACACGGCGAGATCATCAAGACCGTCCCCTCCGTCGACGATCTGGAGAAGGAGCTTTTCGACAGGCAGTTCTGGATCTACTTCGCCACCCACGAAGAGGAGGAGGAGATTCGCAAGGCCGTCCTCCAGGTGAGCGAAGTCGACGACGTGTCCGTCGGACCCGTCGCCGGCGACGCCGAAGAGGAGCCGGAGGACGAGGAGGCGGTGGCATTGGATGCGAAGACGGTGACGGAATCTAAGGGATCAGACCGCAAGGAGGCCGCCCAGGAGACGCGCAAGCTCAGTCGCACCGTTCGCGTCGACATCGGGCGCCTCGACAAGCTGATGAACCTCGTCGGCGAGCTGGTCATAGGCAGGGCCCGCATCGAGAGGCTGGCTCAGGAGGCCCGGATCAAGGCCTTCGAGGAGCCTCTGGCCCAGCTGGGACGGATCTCCGGCGACATACAGGAACTGGTGACGAAGCTGCGGATGGTTCCCGTCTCCTTCGTCTTCGACCGTTTTCCCCGCCTCGTCCGCGACCTGAGCAAGTCTCTGGGCAAGGAGATACGCCTCGAGCTGGAGGGCAAGGAGACGGAATTGGACCGCAATCTCATCGACGAGATCGGCGATCCCATGGTCCACCTGATCCGCAACTGCATCGATCACGGCATCGAGAAGCCCGAGGTGCGCCTGAGCGCCGGCAAGGAGAAGGAGGGCGTCGTCACGATCGCCTCCTATCAGGAGGGCAACAGCGTCATCATCGAGGTCCGCGACGACGGCAAGGGGATCGACCCCGACAAGGTCCGCCGCAAGGCCGTCGAGCGGGGAATGATGAGCCGCGACGAGGCCCAGGCCCTTTCCGACGAGGACGCCATCCGCCTCGTCCTTCTGCCCGGATTCAGCACGGCCGAGGTGGTCACCGACGTCTCGGGGCGGGGTGTCGGCATGGACGCCGTCAAAAACAAGGTCGAGTCCCTCGGCGGCCAGTTCCAGGTAGAGTCCAGGGTCGGCAAGGGGACGCGCATCGTCGTCCGCCTGCCTCTTACCCTGGCCATCGTCGTGGCCCTCCTCATCCGCGTCGGCGACGAGACCTACGCCATCTCCCTCGAGAACGTCGAGGAGACCCTCCTCGTCGGCAAGTCCGATATCCGCACCGTTCACGGTTCTCCGGTGACGACGGTCCGAGGCGAGATCCTCTCCCTCTGCGATCTGGCCCGCATTCTGGGAACGCCCGTCGAGCGGGGCGCCGCCGACGAATATCCCGTCGTCGTCGTCCGCAACGGCAAGAGCCGCGTCGGTTTCATCGTCGACGAGCTCATCGGCCAGCAGGAAATCGTCATCAAACCGTTGGGACGGCTTTTCATGAAGGTGAAGGGCGTCGCCGGAGCGACGATCCTCGGCGACGGGAACGTGGCTCTCATCCTCGAGCCCGGTTCCGTCCACTCCATGTAG
- a CDS encoding protein-glutamate methylesterase/protein-glutamine glutaminase produces the protein MDSRPVRVLIVDDSAFMRKILADILSGPGLEVVGTARDGEDALRKVESLRPDVVTLDVEMPRMGGLAALEAIMKSHPLPVVMVSSKTARGADVTLQALTAGAVDFIQKPSGAISLDMNRVADELRTKVLEASRARLRLPAPPSRGRVPAAPPAAGTLVEAPRKREARRFELLAVAASTGGPRALQEVIPLLSGSFPLPVAVVQHMPEGFTASLAQRLDGLGPLHVVEASEGLVLKAGLVAIAPGGRHLSVERSQGQLVCRLSDTPPLRSVRPSADILFLSVADAVGPAALGLILTGMGRDGTDGAKAMKAKGAYVVAESAETCVVYGMPRSAVEAGVVDEQHPLGEISPVLEQLVGTRDFYR, from the coding sequence ATGGACTCGAGGCCCGTTCGCGTTCTCATCGTCGATGATTCGGCCTTCATGCGGAAGATTCTGGCGGACATTCTCTCCGGCCCCGGGCTGGAGGTCGTCGGGACGGCTCGCGACGGGGAGGACGCCCTGCGCAAGGTCGAAAGTCTCCGCCCCGACGTGGTCACCCTCGACGTCGAGATGCCCCGCATGGGCGGTCTCGCCGCCCTGGAGGCCATCATGAAGAGCCATCCCCTGCCCGTCGTCATGGTCAGCAGCAAGACGGCCCGGGGGGCCGACGTCACGCTTCAGGCCCTGACCGCCGGGGCCGTCGATTTCATCCAGAAGCCGTCGGGAGCGATTTCCTTGGACATGAACCGCGTCGCCGACGAGCTGCGCACGAAAGTCCTCGAGGCCAGCAGGGCCCGGCTGCGGCTCCCTGCCCCTCCCTCCCGCGGGAGGGTCCCCGCGGCGCCTCCCGCGGCGGGGACCCTCGTCGAGGCTCCGCGGAAGAGGGAGGCGCGCCGCTTCGAGCTCCTGGCCGTGGCGGCCTCCACAGGAGGGCCTCGGGCCCTTCAGGAGGTCATCCCGCTCCTGTCGGGCTCCTTTCCCCTTCCCGTCGCCGTCGTCCAGCACATGCCCGAGGGGTTCACGGCGTCGCTGGCCCAGCGGCTCGACGGTCTGGGACCCCTCCATGTCGTCGAGGCCTCCGAGGGGCTGGTCCTCAAGGCCGGCCTCGTGGCCATCGCCCCCGGCGGGCGGCACCTCTCCGTCGAGAGAAGTCAGGGCCAGCTCGTCTGCCGTCTCTCCGACACGCCGCCGCTGCGTTCCGTCCGTCCTTCGGCGGACATCCTCTTCCTGAGCGTCGCCGACGCCGTCGGCCCTGCGGCCCTGGGGCTCATCCTCACCGGAATGGGACGGGACGGCACGGACGGGGCCAAGGCCATGAAGGCCAAGGGAGCCTATGTCGTCGCCGAGTCGGCCGAGACATGCGTCGTCTACGGCATGCCCCGCTCCGCCGTCGAGGCGGGCGTCGTCGATGAACAGCATCCGCTCGGGGAGATTTCCCCTGTCCTTGAACAACTTGTGGGCACAAGAGACTTCTATCGATAG
- a CDS encoding flagellar brake protein, with product MTARQAVMPKVGGRCLLSVEAGLYKGKYPSRLEDDTEGLWAVAHPMRKGALLPLYRDMSVTLLCEEPACHLFARATVIRSDVTVAVPLLWLRPEGDVERIQRRRFLRVPCLLDVQAFCLDTEERSPLQGRWFSGKLADVSLGGTRLRFSEKVPFENEDELLLRLELEVPFWIVTKVVRRSDGDGASEAGLEFQALPRVVEKALLDFIRRQELQKR from the coding sequence ATGACCGCCAGACAAGCGGTCATGCCCAAGGTCGGGGGAAGATGTCTCCTTTCCGTCGAGGCCGGTCTCTACAAGGGAAAGTATCCCTCAAGGCTCGAGGACGACACGGAGGGACTCTGGGCCGTCGCCCATCCCATGAGGAAGGGCGCGCTGCTTCCGCTCTACCGCGACATGTCGGTGACCCTCCTTTGCGAGGAGCCCGCCTGTCATCTTTTCGCCCGGGCCACGGTGATCCGCAGCGACGTGACCGTCGCGGTGCCTCTGCTCTGGCTGAGGCCCGAGGGCGACGTCGAGAGGATACAGCGGCGGCGTTTTCTTCGCGTCCCCTGCCTCCTTGACGTTCAGGCCTTCTGCCTCGACACGGAGGAGAGAAGTCCCCTTCAGGGCCGCTGGTTTTCGGGCAAGCTGGCCGACGTCAGCCTCGGGGGGACGCGGCTGCGCTTTTCCGAAAAGGTCCCCTTCGAGAACGAGGACGAGCTTCTGCTGCGGCTGGAGTTGGAGGTCCCTTTCTGGATCGTCACCAAAGTGGTGCGGCGCTCCGATGGCGACGGCGCCTCCGAGGCGGGACTCGAGTTTCAGGCCCTGCCGCGTGTCGTCGAAAAGGCCCTGCTTGATTTCATCCGCAGGCAGGAATTGCAGAAACGCTGA
- a CDS encoding MinD/ParA family protein, producing MRQIVGDEKGQPLRTFAVVSGKGGVGKTNLAVNLSLAFCERGQRVVLLDADLGLANVDILFGLLPPAVTLAHVIEGERTLDEALLKLHEGFWLIPGGAGVQELADLEERRQGLLIEEFSRLDERADVLLIDTAAGLHASVLAFALAADSVILVTTPEPTAIRDAYGVLKVLARRSNGRIDVRLIVNMVRDEAEAQEVGRRFQMAAAQFLNVPVIFAGHVSRDDRVHDAVARQRPLLWAFPDSKAARNVRLVASRILPAPSSEEELVAAPSRGLKGFLFRLSRRVGLGG from the coding sequence TTGCGCCAGATCGTCGGCGACGAAAAGGGACAGCCTCTTCGGACCTTCGCCGTCGTCAGCGGCAAGGGGGGCGTCGGCAAGACGAATCTGGCCGTCAACCTCAGCCTCGCCTTCTGCGAGAGGGGACAGCGCGTCGTCCTCCTCGACGCCGATCTGGGGCTGGCCAATGTCGACATCCTCTTCGGTCTTCTCCCTCCTGCGGTCACGCTGGCCCACGTCATCGAAGGCGAGCGCACGCTCGACGAGGCCCTTCTCAAGCTCCACGAGGGGTTCTGGCTCATACCCGGCGGAGCGGGCGTTCAGGAGTTGGCCGACCTGGAGGAGCGGCGCCAGGGCCTGTTGATCGAGGAGTTCTCCCGCCTCGACGAGAGGGCCGATGTCCTTCTCATCGACACGGCGGCGGGACTGCACGCCAGCGTTCTGGCCTTTGCCCTGGCCGCAGATTCGGTCATTCTGGTGACGACGCCGGAGCCGACGGCGATCCGCGACGCCTACGGCGTTCTCAAGGTCCTGGCCCGACGGTCCAACGGACGCATCGACGTCCGTCTCATCGTCAACATGGTCCGCGACGAGGCCGAGGCCCAGGAGGTGGGACGTCGGTTCCAGATGGCGGCCGCCCAGTTCCTCAACGTGCCCGTCATCTTCGCCGGCCATGTCTCCCGCGACGATCGCGTTCACGACGCCGTCGCCAGGCAGCGCCCTCTCCTCTGGGCCTTCCCCGACTCGAAGGCCGCCCGCAACGTCCGCCTCGTCGCCTCCAGGATCCTTCCGGCGCCGTCGTCGGAAGAGGAGCTTGTCGCCGCCCCTTCCCGGGGACTGAAGGGCTTCCTCTTCCGCCTTTCCCGTCGCGTGGGCTTAGGAGGCTGA
- the flhF gene encoding flagellar biosynthesis protein FlhF yields MMRLVQQITFDAKDDAEAMRLARTRLGDDAVVISVVPVKRGGFLGLFRKRMLAVTAGIFEEDRQEREREKRERILAFQKLLEIRQAVQPPVPAPVPRQKGETVGERLSPPPEIVSEGEVSLELSSQALELSRAVRLKTPVPEGERELLGRVETLQETLHKVLARLEEGVAAPRDALTLSLVSCGVEPPVASRLVERYRQVPGGGSFRGWLAGEIACRGKSWAEALKGPRALFIGPTGVGKTTTIAKIGAAFALWENRKVLLLTSDTYRIAAVEQLRTYAKILGVPMEVVYEPSDLAPILARYADVDVVLLDTAGRSQNDEDKVAEYRDLYEAFKPQSVHLVLAANVKYGDVLDVMNRMNVVPIDGVVATKLDETRSAGSLLNVVFDFDLPLSFLTAGQNVPNDIAVASGESYLSYLFPEGREICG; encoded by the coding sequence ATGATGCGACTCGTTCAACAGATTACCTTCGATGCCAAAGACGACGCGGAGGCCATGCGGCTCGCGAGAACGCGCCTGGGCGACGACGCCGTGGTGATCTCCGTCGTGCCCGTCAAGAGAGGGGGCTTCCTCGGCCTTTTCCGGAAGAGGATGCTCGCCGTCACGGCCGGCATCTTCGAGGAGGATCGCCAGGAGCGGGAGAGGGAAAAACGGGAGCGCATCCTGGCCTTTCAGAAGCTTCTCGAGATCCGCCAGGCCGTCCAGCCGCCGGTCCCGGCTCCGGTCCCGCGCCAGAAGGGAGAGACCGTCGGCGAGAGGCTCTCTCCGCCTCCGGAGATCGTCTCCGAGGGGGAGGTCTCCCTGGAGCTTTCGAGCCAGGCCCTGGAGCTCTCCCGGGCCGTCCGGCTCAAGACCCCCGTTCCCGAAGGGGAGAGGGAGCTGTTGGGCCGCGTCGAGACCTTGCAGGAGACGCTGCACAAGGTCCTGGCCCGGCTCGAGGAGGGAGTGGCCGCGCCACGCGACGCGCTGACGCTTTCGCTCGTCTCCTGCGGCGTGGAGCCTCCGGTGGCGTCGCGGCTCGTCGAGCGCTATCGCCAGGTTCCGGGGGGGGGCTCCTTCCGCGGTTGGCTCGCCGGAGAGATCGCCTGCAGGGGAAAGTCCTGGGCCGAGGCGCTCAAGGGACCTCGAGCGCTCTTCATCGGCCCCACGGGAGTGGGGAAGACGACGACGATCGCCAAGATCGGGGCGGCCTTCGCCCTCTGGGAAAATCGAAAGGTTCTGCTCCTGACGTCCGATACCTATAGGATAGCGGCCGTCGAGCAGCTCCGGACCTACGCCAAGATTCTGGGCGTCCCCATGGAGGTCGTCTACGAGCCATCCGACCTGGCTCCGATCCTGGCCCGCTACGCCGACGTCGACGTCGTCCTTCTCGATACGGCGGGGAGGAGCCAGAACGACGAGGACAAGGTCGCCGAATACCGCGATCTCTACGAGGCCTTCAAACCCCAGTCGGTCCATCTCGTCCTGGCGGCCAACGTCAAGTACGGCGATGTCCTGGACGTGATGAATCGGATGAACGTCGTTCCCATCGACGGCGTCGTGGCCACCAAGCTCGACGAGACGCGGAGTGCCGGGAGCCTGCTCAACGTCGTTTTCGATTTCGATCTTCCTCTTTCCTTCCTGACGGCCGGTCAGAACGTTCCCAATGACATCGCCGTGGCTTCGGGAGAAAGCTATCTCTCCTATCTTTTCCCCGAGGGGCGTGAAATCTGTGGCTGA